From a single Oceanobacillus kimchii X50 genomic region:
- a CDS encoding Na+/H+ antiporter subunit A produces the protein MTVLHWATLSPFLIAILIPFLYKYVRKVHTGWFVLLLPLTLFIYFLSFLPSTREGNVIFEHLAWVPSLGINFNLYIDGLSLLFALLITGIGTLVVLYSIYYLSDIKEKLNNFYVYLLMFMGAMLGVVLSDNLIVIYVFWEVTSIASSLLISYWYGREKSIYGAQKSMFITVFGGLSMLGGFSILYVIAGTFSIRELIANADIVMASSLFLPAMILVLLGAFTKSAQFPFHIWLPDAMEAPTPVSAYLHSATMVKAGIYLVARLTGVFGGSPEWFWIITIAGLTTLTWGSISAVRQKDLKGILAFSTISQLGLIMSLLGVGSAAFYFQDGDNALYTTAILAAVFHLINHATFKGSLFMAVGIIDHETGTRDIRNLGGLMTIMPITATVSLVGLASMAGLPPFNGFLSKELFFTGMLNATEYGIFNLETIGYIIPIVAWVASVFTFLYCMIMFFRTFTGKFDGSKLKVDHVHEAPIGMLVSPVILGILVIFFGLFPNVLAYSLIEPAMAGILPGILNPGEFFNVHISHWHGFIPELFMTIGVIVLGALLYLTMSKWQKTAFYLGERDIFNYAYDYGYDGLIKGSQWITRIQMTGRLRDYFIYMCGFMILLIGYTLYKFDLPSLDSMELSPIDPFVWIVAIVFIGSVIAVPFINNRLGLIITTGVTGFIVALFFVVFRAPDLALTQLLVETVTVILFMLAFYHLPKLKKEKTSKGIHAIKLIISISFGVMVTVVSLSAFSMGSTAGFPSISEYFTEFSKELAGGYNIVNVILVDFRGLDTMLEILVVAIAVISIISLIKLRFKGSEDV, from the coding sequence TTGACAGTTTTACATTGGGCTACTCTATCCCCCTTTTTGATAGCCATTCTTATTCCATTTTTGTATAAATATGTAAGGAAAGTGCATACTGGCTGGTTTGTTTTACTCTTACCTCTTACGTTATTTATCTATTTTCTTTCGTTTCTACCGAGTACTAGAGAAGGAAATGTAATTTTTGAACATCTTGCCTGGGTACCTTCACTTGGTATCAACTTTAATTTATACATAGATGGCCTTAGTCTATTATTTGCTTTGTTGATTACTGGAATTGGTACGCTAGTTGTACTTTATTCCATATATTACCTTTCCGACATTAAAGAGAAGCTGAACAACTTTTATGTATATCTCTTAATGTTTATGGGAGCAATGTTAGGAGTCGTTTTATCCGATAACCTTATAGTTATCTATGTGTTTTGGGAAGTAACAAGTATTGCTTCGTCCTTGTTAATTAGTTATTGGTATGGTAGAGAAAAATCAATATACGGTGCTCAAAAATCAATGTTTATCACTGTATTTGGTGGATTATCGATGCTCGGGGGCTTTTCCATTTTATATGTAATCGCTGGAACATTCAGTATTCGTGAATTAATTGCAAATGCGGATATTGTGATGGCTAGTTCGTTATTTTTACCTGCAATGATTCTTGTATTATTAGGTGCATTTACTAAATCTGCTCAGTTCCCTTTTCATATCTGGCTACCTGATGCGATGGAAGCTCCAACTCCGGTTAGTGCTTACCTTCACTCAGCTACAATGGTAAAAGCGGGGATATACCTGGTTGCTCGACTAACAGGTGTGTTTGGTGGGAGCCCAGAGTGGTTCTGGATAATTACAATCGCTGGACTAACAACATTGACATGGGGATCCATATCCGCTGTTCGTCAAAAAGATCTAAAAGGTATATTAGCTTTTTCAACAATTAGTCAATTAGGGTTAATTATGAGCTTACTCGGTGTCGGCTCTGCTGCATTCTATTTCCAAGATGGAGATAATGCATTGTATACTACCGCTATTTTAGCAGCAGTATTTCACCTAATTAACCATGCTACCTTCAAAGGAAGCTTATTTATGGCTGTAGGAATTATTGATCATGAAACTGGTACGAGAGATATACGAAATCTAGGCGGTTTAATGACGATTATGCCTATTACAGCAACGGTTTCTCTGGTAGGACTGGCTTCAATGGCTGGATTACCGCCATTCAATGGATTCTTAAGTAAAGAATTGTTCTTTACTGGAATGTTGAACGCAACAGAATACGGTATTTTCAACCTAGAAACTATAGGTTATATCATACCTATTGTCGCATGGGTGGCTAGTGTGTTTACTTTCTTATACTGTATGATTATGTTCTTCCGCACATTTACAGGTAAATTTGATGGAAGCAAACTAAAAGTTGACCATGTTCATGAAGCTCCTATTGGAATGTTAGTAAGTCCTGTTATTTTAGGAATTTTAGTTATTTTCTTTGGTTTGTTCCCTAATGTATTAGCATATTCGCTGATTGAGCCAGCAATGGCTGGAATCTTGCCAGGAATTTTAAATCCGGGTGAATTTTTCAATGTTCACATTAGTCATTGGCATGGATTTATACCAGAACTCTTTATGACAATTGGTGTAATAGTTCTTGGAGCTCTTTTATACCTAACAATGAGTAAATGGCAAAAAACAGCTTTTTACCTTGGCGAAAGAGACATATTTAATTATGCCTATGACTATGGTTATGACGGATTAATCAAGGGATCTCAATGGATAACTCGTATTCAAATGACTGGACGTCTTCGGGACTACTTTATTTATATGTGTGGATTTATGATCCTTCTCATAGGATATACGCTGTATAAGTTTGATCTACCTTCGTTAGACTCAATGGAACTTTCACCAATTGATCCATTTGTGTGGATCGTTGCTATCGTGTTTATAGGTTCTGTTATTGCAGTACCATTTATTAATAACCGCCTTGGTTTAATTATAACCACAGGAGTAACTGGTTTTATAGTAGCTCTATTTTTCGTCGTTTTCCGTGCTCCAGATCTCGCACTAACACAATTACTTGTTGAGACTGTAACAGTTATCCTATTCATGCTTGCTTTTTACCACTTACCTAAGTTGAAAAAAGAAAAAACAAGCAAAGGAATACATGCGATAAAACTAATTATTTCGATTTCATTTGGAGTAATGGTTACCGTTGTATCGTTAAGTGCTTTTTCAATGGGAAGTACGGCTGGATTTCCTTCTATTTCCGAGTATTTCACAGAATTCTCAAAAGAACTTGCTGGAGGATATAATATCGTAAATGTAATTTTGGTTGATTTTCGTGGTCTAGATACGATGTTAGAAATTCTAGTTGTAGCTATAGCTGTGATATCAATAATTAGCCTTATTAAACTCCGTTTCAAAGGGAGTGAAGATGTATGA
- a CDS encoding Na(+)/H(+) antiporter subunit B → MKQVKPNDVMLQTFARMLIFIILAFSIYLLLAGHNNPGGGFIGGLMTASAILILYLAFDMKTIRKSIPLDFVKIIGIGLLFASLTGVVSMLFGFPYLTQFFDYFHIPLLGEVELTTALPFDLGVYFVIVGSALTIILTIAEDDK, encoded by the coding sequence ATGAAACAAGTAAAACCGAATGATGTTATGTTACAGACATTTGCTCGTATGTTAATTTTTATAATACTAGCCTTCTCCATCTATTTACTATTAGCAGGACATAATAATCCTGGAGGAGGATTTATAGGTGGTTTAATGACCGCCAGTGCCATTTTAATTCTGTATTTAGCATTTGATATGAAAACAATTCGTAAATCAATACCACTAGATTTTGTTAAAATTATTGGTATTGGACTACTATTTGCAAGTTTAACCGGTGTGGTATCCATGCTTTTTGGATTTCCATATCTAACTCAATTCTTTGACTATTTTCATATTCCTCTTTTAGGGGAAGTAGAATTAACTACTGCACTACCATTTGATTTAGGTGTTTACTTTGTTATTGTGGGTAGTGCATTAACGATAATATTAACAATCGCGGAGGATGATAAATAA
- a CDS encoding Na(+)/H(+) antiporter subunit C, giving the protein MELLMSIIIGIVFSVSIYLFMSRSLLRVAVASVILSHGVHLLLLTMSGLQRGIAPILSFESDAYADALPQALVLTAIVISFAVTSLLLVMAYRTYKVHQTDDLEELRGSADE; this is encoded by the coding sequence ATGGAACTATTGATGTCAATCATCATTGGAATAGTATTCAGTGTCAGTATCTATTTATTCATGTCCAGAAGTCTACTCCGTGTAGCTGTTGCAAGTGTAATACTTTCACATGGTGTACACTTACTTCTTCTAACCATGTCTGGATTACAAAGAGGTATTGCACCAATTTTGAGTTTTGAATCTGATGCATACGCAGATGCCCTTCCACAAGCATTAGTACTAACAGCAATTGTTATTAGTTTTGCAGTAACTTCTCTATTGCTTGTTATGGCATATCGCACATATAAAGTGCATCAAACGGATGATCTAGAAGAGTTAAGGGGTTCTGCTGATGAGTAA